One segment of Solanum lycopersicum chromosome 1, SLM_r2.1 DNA contains the following:
- the LOC101268149 gene encoding putative disease resistance protein RGA3: MYVIQRRVQELILGKKFLLVLDDVWDDDHEKYERLKNLVHSGLDGSKLLVTTRNEKVALLMGTTNPYRLEGLSDGDCWSLFQELAYKNRQKELLALEEVGKEIAKKCRGVPLAAKALGSLMCLKNQKSEWSFIRDCAMWDLMEHEDGAGILSALRVSYEYLPTHLKQCFAYCSIFPKGYRINKNTLIHLWMAEGFVPSSESIPPEEVGNGYFNELLWRSFFQNVRRDFDGNIVECDMHDLVHDLAKSVGGVDCFTAELGEEVIIPVATRHLSMFGNEVVPKNPSMLKSAQKLRSIFLLDGQRHITKLSESFFLSFRSIRALDCSSTRIKKLSNSIGTLLHLRYLNLSNTLLRTLPKSICCLLNLEALMLKHCNHLIELPAEIRKLVNLRHLDIYGCTSLTMLPGGIGQMRSLQTLPVYIVSDAAASDISELQRLDLHGELMIKNLENLSNEICAKNANLKGKRHIRILNLIWGQVEEMETRENVERVVEGLQPNSDLRKLHLEGYIGANFPSWLMTTYLVSIVELSLLKCHRCVELPQLEKLPFLEVLTVDGMDSAMYFCGSSGVKDSATHFASLKQLTLRNMPSLRGWSVNEDHGVLPRLKKLTCEACPHLNNLPYLPSLNSLELSDCSNELLAETAANITSLTHLMISGFLELILLPEGLLKNNKSLLSVEIRECPEIQSLSSELKVLPCIKSLSVSNCKNLSSVLDSCGLGTLKSLSIHGCHNISLEKGLQSLQFLQYASLSDCGNLTTLPMPMKHLTSLQTLHIWSCSEMYMLPEWLGDLSSLRELELWYCGKLSSLPESVKKLTKLQFLSIWGCPNLGSRCRKDVGEDWHKIKHVPFIKINGPYIQAMTGYP, translated from the exons ATGTATGTGATCCAGCGGCGTGTCCAGGAGTTGATATTGGGCAAGAAGTTTTTGCTTGTCCTAGATGATGTATGGGATGATGATCACGAGAAATATGAGAGATTGAAGAACTTAGTTCACAGTGGTTTGGATGGGAGTAAACTCCTAGTGACTACTCGCAATGAGAAGGTTGCATTATTGATGGGCACAACAAATCCATACCGTTTGGAAGGCCTTTCAGATGGTGATTGCTGGTCCTTGTTTCAGGAGCTTGCATATAAGAATAGGCAAAAAGAACTATTAGCTCTTGAGGAGGTTGGGAAAGAAATTGCAAAGAAATGTAGGGGAGTTCCTTTAGCAGCAAAGGCCCTTGGAAGTTTGATGTGCTTAAAGAATCAGAAATCTGAGTGGTCCTTCATCCGAGATTGTGCAATGTGGGATCTTATGGAACATGAAGATGGAGCTGGTATTCTTTCGGCCCTAAGAGTAAGTTATGAATACCTGCCAACACATTTGAAACAATGTTTTGCATATTGTTCTATATTTCCCAAGGGATATCGGATAAATAAGAACACCTTGATACACCTATGGATGGCAGAAGGATTTGTTCCGTCCTCTGAAAGCATACCACCGGAAGAAGTTGGGAATGGTTATTTCAATGAGTTGTTGTGGCGCTCCTTCTTCCAAAATGTGAGAAGAGATTTTGACGGGAATATAGTCGAGTGTGACATGCATGATCTTGTTCACGATCTTGCCAAATCTGTAGGCGGTGTTGATTGTTTTACAGCAGAACTTGGCGAGGAGGTTATCATTCCTGTGGCGACACGCCACTTATCAATGTTTGGCAATGAGGTGGTACCTAAAAATCCCTCCATGTTGAAGAGTGCTCAAAAGCTGCGATCAATTTTTCTATTGGATGGGCAAAGACATATCACAAAACTTTCCGAGAGTTTCTTTTTGAGCTTTAGATCTATTCGGGCTTTAGATTGCAGCAGTACTCGCATAAAGAAGTTGTCTAATTCAATTGGTACTTTATTACATCTGCGGTACCTCAATCTTTCAAATACTCTGCTGAGAACATTGCCTAAGTCTATCTGTTGCCTCCTTAATCTTGAAGCTTTAATGCTTAAGCATTGCAACCATCTGATAGAACTTCCGGCAGAAATTAGAAAGTTGGTGAACCTTAGACATCTGGATATATATGGATGCACATCCTTAACCATGTTACCTGGTGGCATTGGACAGATGAGATCCCTTCAAACTTTGCCAGTTTACATTGTTAGCGATGCTGCTGCTAGTGACATCTCAGAATTGCAGAGACTTGATCTTCATGGTGAATTAATGATCAAGAACCTTGAGAACTTGTCCAATGAAATATGTGCCAAAAATGCAAACTTGAAAGGTAAGAGGCACATCCGAATTCTAAATTTAATATGGGGACAAGTTGAAGAAATGGAGACAAGAGAAAATGTTGAGCGAGTTGTTGAAGGCCTTCAACCAAATTCTGATTTGAGGAAGTTACACTTGGAGGGTTATATTGGTGCAAATTTCCCTAGTTGGTTGATGACTACATACTTGGTAAGCATTGTGGAACTCTCACTTCTCAAATGTCACAGGTGCGTGGAACTGCCTCAACTAGAGAAACTGCCTTTTCTTGAAGTTCTCACTGTTGATGGAATGGATTCTGCAATGTATTTCTGTGGTAGTTCTGGTGTAAAGGATTCAGCTACACATTTTGCATCACTGAAGCAACTGACCCTCAGGAATATGCCCTCTCTACGGGGATGGTCAGTTAATGAAGATCATGGTGTTCTTCCTCGTTTGAAGAAACTTACGTGTGAGGCATGTCCCCATTTGAATAACCTGCCATATCTACCCTCTCTCAACTCATTAGAATTGTCTGATTGTAGCAATGAATTACTAGCAGAGACAGCAGCCAACATTACCTCCCTTACTCATCTTATGATCAGTGGATTTTTGGAACTTATACTCTTACCTGAAGGGTTGctgaaaaacaataaaagtctACTGTCTGTAGAAATTAGAGAGTGTCCAGAGATTCAAAGTCTTTCGAGTGAGCTGAAAGTTCTTCCTTGTATCAAGTCATTAAGTGTCAGTAACTGTAAGAATCTCAGTTCTGTGCTCGATTCCTGTGGACTTGGGACTTTGAAGTCCTTGTCCATTCATGGTTGCCATAACATTAGCCTGGAAAAAGGATTACAAAGCTTACAGTTTCTTCAATATGCATCACTCTCTGACTGTGGAAACTTGACAACCTTGCCGATGCCCATGAAACACCTTACGTCTCTTCAAACTCTGCATATATGGAGCTGTTCTGAGATGTATATGCTTCCAGAATGGCTAGGAGACCTCAGTTCCCTTAGAGAATTGGAGCTGTGGTACTGCGGAAAATTAAGTTCTCTACCAGAATCAGTGAAAAAGCTAACTAAGCTTCAGTTTCTGTCTATATGGGGCTGTCCAAATTTGGGATCAAGATGTAGAAAGGATGTCGGAGAAGATTGGCACAAGATAAAACACGTTCCATTCATCAAGATTAATGGTCCATACATCCAAGCTATGACAG GTTATCCTTGA
- the LOC138347219 gene encoding putative disease resistance protein RGA4 translates to MAEALLSALMEVVFQKIASQNFQKIGILGSTKKEMLNLQSTLSTIQAVLQDAEERQMKEKALKNWLMKLKDIVYEADDLLDEYMTELLRHKVILDDGETRYCVFHAVNSLYLNGSLIFLGYSMKLKLKEVVEKLELVANERAKFILGMLFMKKGFLVKDHSRILM, encoded by the coding sequence ATGGCTGAAGCATTACTTTCTGCTTTAATGGAAGTTGTCTTCCAAAAGATAGCTtcccaaaatttccaaaaaattgGAATACTAGGTAGTACAAAGAAAGAGATGCTGAATCTGCAGAGCACATTATCGACAATTCAAGCTGTTTTACAAGATGCTGAGGAAAggcaaatgaaagaaaaagcTTTGAAGAACTGGCTGATGAAGCTGAAAGACATAGTATATGAAGCGGATGATTTGTTGGATGAATATATGACTGAATTGCTTCGTCATAAGGTAATTCTTGATGACGGGGAAACTCGTTATTGTGTTTTCCATGCTgttaattctctttatttgaatggttcattgatttttttgggTTATAGTATGAAGTTGAAACTGAAAGAAGTTGTCGAAAAGTTAGAACTGGTAGCGAATGAGAGAGCCAAATTCATTTTAGGGATGTTGTTTATGAAAAAGGGTTTTCTTGTGAAAGACCACAGTCGGATTCTTATGTAA
- the LOC101262454 gene encoding serine/threonine-protein kinase-like protein At3g51990, whose amino-acid sequence MGYLSCKAESSISISNSQSCTATPKKTHDQEKEKPIKIQEFNYRDLEAATNGFSDQKLLGRGSHGLVYKGMLRNGRLVAVKRSSRIAPRIRNTSTSGQENCNEVENEIDILSKLQSPRLVNLVGFSIDSHDTLLVVEFMSNGTLYDVLHSNSRPLSWGRRMKLALQTAKAVDILHSLSPPVIHRDIKSANVLIDRNFNARLGDFGLALRCHLDDFRLRSTPPAGTMGYLDPCYVTPDNLSTKTDVFSFGILLLEIISGRKAIDVAYSPPSIVDWAIPLIKRGKLLAVYDPRIPPPKDPSLRKQLAVVAAKCVRPCRERRPTMKEVAECLSGLSKLVPLHSWNGFTNPCLMVETVGRPVESRTSQLNLRGKGSKQRDWDGGDASLAMPLRNSPRVYSDLGLRSNLMDLMAGKEGQSEFRGEGDGVEPKSKSISRALSCRYVSGSVVGRRNNESLVHSNGRGGTSRFRRNNPVGEHSDRD is encoded by the coding sequence ATGGGTTATCTATCATGTAAAGCTGaatcttctatatcaatttccaATTCTCAGAGTTGTACGGCCACTCCGAAGAAAACCCATGATCAAGAAAAGGAGAAACCCATCAAAATCCAGGAGTTTAACTACAGAGATCTTGAAGCAGCCACTAATGGTTTCTCTGACCAAAAGCTTCTTGGTAGGGGTAGCCATGGACTTGTCTATAAAGGGATGCTTCGTAATGGGCGTCTTGTGGCTGTCAAGAGGTCTTCAAGAATTGCCCCAAGAATTAGAAACACCTCGACATCTGGGCAGGAGAATTGTAATGAGGTAGAGAATGAAATTGATATTCTTTCGAAATTGCAGAGCCCAAGGTTGGTTAATCTTGTTGGTTTTTCTATTGATTCTCATGACACCCTTTTGGTTGTTGAGTTTATGTCTAATGGTACCCTTTATGATGTACTGCATTCCAATTCTCGTCCACTAAGTTGGGGGAGAAGGATGAAATTGGCTTTACAAACTGCTAAGGCTGTTGATATTCTCCATTCTTTGAGTCCTCCTGTAATTCATCGTGATATTAAGTCTGCTAATGTGTTGATAGACAGGAATTTCAATGCCCGTTTGGGTGATTTTGGTTTGGCATTAAGGTGTCATCTTGATGATTTTAGGTTGAGGTCTACTCCTCCTGCTGGTACGATGGGTTATCTTGATCCATGTTATGTGACCCCTGATAATTTGAGCACCAAGACTGATGTCTTTAGTTTTGGGATTTTGTTGTTGGAGATTATTAGTGGGAGGAAAGCTATCGATGTGGCGTATTCGCCCCCCTCTATAGTGGATTGGGCTATTCCATTGATAAAGAGAGGGAAGCTCTTGGCTGTATACGATCCAAGGATTCCACCTCCCAAGGATCCTAGTTTAAGAAAGCAATTGGCAGTTGTGGCTGCAAAATGCGTGAGGCCGTGTAGGGAGAGGAGGCCAACAATGAAGGAGGTGGCTGAATGTTTGAGTGGGTTGAGTAAGTTGGTACCTCTACATTCTTGGAATGGTTTTACCAATCCTTGTTTGATGGTTGAGACCGTGGGCCGACCTGTGGAGTCGAGAACCAGCCAGTTGAACTTGAGGGGAAAAGGTAGTAAACAAAGAGATTGGGATGGTGGAGATGCTAGCCTTGCAATGCCACTAAGGAATTCGCCGAGAGTTTACTCTGACTTGGGGTTGCGGAGTAATTTGATGGATTTAATGGCTGGAAAAGAGGGGCAATCTGAATTTCGTGGAGAGGGTGATGGTGTTGAACCCAAGTCAAAATCTATCAGTAGAGCTTTGAGCTGCAGATATGTAAGCGGATCAGTTGTTGGTAGAAGAAACAATGAGTCTTTAGTTCACAGCAATGGTAGAGGAGGTACATCCCGTTTTAGAAGAAACAATCCAGTTGGTGAGCATTCAGATAGGGATTGA
- the LOC101261747 gene encoding structure-specific endonuclease subunit slx1: MARPLSTIFKSTKPHILKPPKPSNFESNLKVPSSSSCSTSRKSDANSQQSYPELLTSPASNSTEFSNSKKKKSLWCVYLILSTNPPIKTYVGVTTNFCRRLKEHNGELKGGAKASRSGRPWICACLIRGFKGRSEACAFESKWKQISRKLPRKRKSSTEEQEPEDNGSLALLQHRHAALDRVQSLIDCSDLNIDWRSNFL; encoded by the exons ATGGCTAGACCTTTGTCAACAATCTTCAAATCGACGAAACCCCATATTCTGAAACCACCAAAACCCTCAAATTTTGAATCTAATCTCAAAGTTCCATCTTCTTCAAGTTGCAGCACATCAAGAAAGTCTGATGCAAATTCACAGCAATCATATCCGGAATTACTAACAAGCCCAGCTTCAAATTCAACGGAATTTAGTAattctaagaaaaaaaagtctttGTGGTGTGTATACCTTATTCTCTCCACAAATCCACCTATTAAGACCTATGTTGGTGTCACTACCAATTTCTGTCGCCG attaaaagaacataatggTGAATTAAAAGGGGGTGCAAAGGCATCTCGCTCAGGAAGACCTTGGATTTGTGCCTGCCTTATTCGGGGATTTAAGGGCAGAAGTGAAG CTTGTGCATTTGAATCAAAATGGAAACAAATTTCGAGAAAGCTTCCCCGTAAAAGGAAGAGTAGTACTGAGGAGCAGGAGCCAGAAGACAATGGATCTCTTGCATTATTACAGCATAGACATGCAGCTCTGGATCGCGTTCAAAGTTTGATTGATTGCAGTGACTTAAATATTGATTGGCGTTCTAATTTTCTCTGA